The sequence ATTAGAATTCACTCTATAATGATGATCCAATTTCATAAATTCATCACAAAACACCAACTAAATAACATGAAATATTAAACTAGTGCATGTTttgaaaacatatttcatccttttgtCTAATATCTCAACAAGAAAATCAATTGATCTTTAGTTATTCAATAATCTTATTGGCACACCCATGAAAATTGTTAAAAAGGAAGGGTTTAACTTGTCAATGATAATAGCTTATTGAAATTTGATAACCATTAATACTTCATGTCAATGATCTcgatcatatcaagttgatattttttcTTTAATATCAATCATAATAAACAACTTTCTATAGAATTTATTACAATCGATTATTAATAATTTGTAACAAAATTTATTCaattttccacataaattttttttctttatgaTTTTATTGATTATTATCATTTAATCACCTTCTATTTCTACtctttttattttttgtaattgtAAATATAATAAGTTTGAAGATCATTATAAGAACTTGAATCTCAATTTCATTTGTATTCCCATTTCTCATCTATTGTAATACATCTTTTTTCAAATGCTCCCATATTTCTATTTAAAACACctaaaaattttaataaaaaattaattttgacctATCTCACATAATTGGCTATGCACttcataataaaataattatttttaatagatATGTAAAATTAGTTCTTCAACACATTAACAAATATGTAGACTTATATATAGATATTATTGATATTATAAATGATATTAATTTTATTGTCAATATTATGTTATGATAAAATTTAACTATTTTTCATGTATCAAATTTAAGGTAATATTTTTTTATGTACATGGTCACAACATAAGACTCTATACTACCATTACATAATActttttaatataataatatacacATTTtacttataaaaaaataattttataattttaattttgtatgacataaattagttttattttatttcattgtaaacaATAACAAAATATTGATTTGTCTTATTACTATTAAAAAGCACCCCTTCATGTAATTAAGACTAATGAATTCTTTATATGTTTTGCCTTTACCATTTATCTCAATCTCATTTCCATACATCTTATTAGAGTGATTGCAAAAAAAATaagtttttttatctttttttttggataagatttttatctttttcttagaaaattcaatttcaaattgatCTCGGAAACCTTTTGAATATAGGCATGCTTAGTATCAAtgtttattatgctatttttgttttctctttttaaaattaattttcaagtGCATAACAATTCTCTTCACATATATATTTCACAAATagttataatttttatattttatatttttttaaatatcttttctTGTTTATCTTTATCTTTTTTAGTATAGATAAATTTGAATTATTGTGATAATATTGTAAGTCACATTAGAAATCTAATGTTGGCTATGTAATTATGCTATAGGGATTTTGAAGGCTAGTGGTGTTGAGCTACAAAGTGGTGTTGATGAAATCATTTACAAAGTATTTATCAATCAATTCTCACATTGGAGTGAAGTAATTTTGTCAGCGGGAGCTATAGGTAGCCCCCAACTTCTATTATTAAGTGGAATTGGCCCATCAGAGCATCTTGATGAATTGAATATTACTGTATTATTAGATGTAAAATTAGTAGGAAAAAGGATTAAAGATCCACCACGCACATCAATCATTCTAAAATCCCCTGAACCACTTTATTTTGAACAAGTACAAATAGTGGGCATAATAGATAATTCCCAAGTCATCATTGAGGCTGCTAGCTTTTTTAATCAACAAAATGCcactgaatatcaatatataggAGGTATTTTTAGCAAGGTAGCATTTCCCTTATCAAAGGGTGAGCTTCTACTTAGTAGTAAAAATCCCCAAGATAACCCCTTTGTAAGATATAATTACTTTTCTCATCCTTTTGATGTACAAGAATGTATTCTTGCTGTAAAGGTATTCTCAAATCTTACCATGACAACTTCCATTCAAGAATTTACATTTAGTGGTAGTGGAAACTCCAAAATGCTTCAATTCATAGGGCCAGAATTGCCACAAAGCACACTAGAAGACGATGCATTGGAAAAGTTTTGCAAAGATACAGTAACAACTTTTTGGCATTACCATGGAGGGTGTGAAGTGAATTATGTGATTGACAATATGCTACGTGTGAAAGGTGTCGATAATCTAAGGGTCGTAGATAATTCAATTTTCAAAGATATCCCTGGGACCAATCCACAAGCTACTACTATGATGCTTGGAAggtatattttttatttgtattttatattattttttaatcataaattataatattaatgaCACATTTTAACTGTAATGTATACAGGTATACAGGAGTGCACATCCTTCAAGAGCGGATGAACATTTGTGAATATTAGACCATTTTCAAGTTACACTAAAATAAATATTgtagaattgttatttaattttaatgGTTTTCTTATGGAatgatattatttatattaattaatttttcatgGAATTATTATTTGGTTTTTGTTTAATATGTATATTAATTTATGATATTGCAAAATAATGTAAAAGTGTAAAAAGATTTTGATGCTAATCTTTaggcaaaaaaaatatattattgattTAAAGAAATTATAATAAAACTAATACAATTTATAACCTTGAAGATTTATTATAGTGAATTATTACACTGCtagattaaattttaaaatggTAGTTAAAACAATTAATTTTCTTACATATAATTAAGTTAAAAATACTTGAAAGATAAATGCTTTCATTAGTATTACTTAATTAATCGTTATTTTAAAATATGATATTTTTGAATGCTTCTAAATATTATCAAGTAATTGTCCAAACTTGACCCAAATAATGATAATGATACAAATATTTTCTTATATGGATTATTTCCACCCATTTAGTAAACTCAATAGTCATAAATGCTTGTTTCTATCCTATTTTGGAATTCTCACCAATCTTCCCCATAAATTCTACCCAACACTACTAAAGTGGATCCCTTGCTAAAATAGTCATGAGGGAGCATGCAACCACACATTTTATCTTGCTAGAGAAGCTCGAGCAAGCATTATGCCATTTCAAACATTTGGAAATATTCCTTGATATAAAATTCCCGTCAAATAACACTTGGTGGTATTTCTCAATACCTTTTATATATAGCTCCTCATATAAAAATTTTAGAATGGCAGCATCATGTTTCTTTTTATTAATTAGCCTCGAAGCAATGCAAACCTTAGAGTTGCAAGATTTctttttatcatttatttataaTCCTATTGTATAGGAAAAATTGACTTCTCTAAATAAAATATAATGACCTTATACCAATGGCAATTCCTCAAattaaaaagagaaagagatgggtTAGATTTAACCTAATGCACTTTAGTTGCATATAGATTTGTATCAACCATAAATCTGCTTAATCCTTGACCACTAATGAGCTTTGTAGTGTTCATGTCCAAGTCATATTCCTAGATCTTGTTGATCCATTGGTGTCTCTTGCTCAAATAAGTTTATTATGGAAATATATTTTTAGTTATTTAATGTGGCATGAAAGACACGATTCTAGTTCATATAGAATAAAATATATTCTTTTTTACCATGGGTTAACAAGAGTGTAGGTGTTATTTTACATGATATAGTAGTCAATTCAACATTTCCCAATGATTTGTTGAATAATTATACTGATTTTTCATTAAACTATCATAATTTCTTTATAAAAAGATAGTAGATATTGTGTCAAAtgatacaaaataaaataattaaaatttcttTGGATAGTTTATGCTTACTACTATACGTTCCTACTCAAGTATATCTTTGATCTCCACCAAAAAATTAATTGATTCCTTGTTGCAAATTAATAACCATCCCTTTTTAAACACTTTAAAAAGGACCTTTATTTTCTCTATAATATTAAGAAAAAATATCTTAATTACATTAATGTACCCAAGAAATCATTTGAATGACTTGACTGTGTTGGGGTGTAGGATGCACAATGAGATCAATGTCCTTGAGTCATTCTAGATCAATTGTCACCCCATGATTGGACATAAAATTCACAAGGATCTTACCTTCTTCAACATCAAAGATataattattttgatttaatgaaTCCCATTATTTAGGAACCTCTAAAATATTAGATATAAGTATTTATTAGGGTAATACTAATCCTTATAATATGTATTCAAATTATCTTAGTAAACCATGTTCATTTCATGTATAAGAAAACTGCATGTAGCATGTTTTTGATTTAGAATGTGACTCAAAATTTCTACATCACATAATGAAAGTTATATTTGGTTGCTCAAACTCCTTAACCATCACTTGATTTTACCTTGAGAAGTCATTCATCATAATATTCAACTATAATGTTTCTATGTACAATAATCAGGGGTGATGCTAAATAGAGGATAACTATCCTtgaaagacattataaaaatatgtCTAAAGTCTACATATTTAGCATAatatcaccattcttctttcttacgaaAACAAGGTTAGAAAACTAGTTTAAATGTATGGTTCATTTTATCATTCCTTCCTTTTTGAGCTTCATCAATTGTTTCTACATTTGGAGGGCAAGTGTAGGGTTGATGAGTCTCTTCTTAATTTTGATGGATTTGTACAATGATATAAAAAGAAGGTATGCTAGAACAAATCCTCCTTATATTCCTTCAACTCATAATAAGACtaagaaaataattttatatatttttaaaaaaatacaatcaaaattttctTCTCAATAGGTTTTAACACTTTACCAATGTAGGTTATCCTAGGATCTACATTAATGCCTAAGTTTAGCTCCTCCACATCATCATTACAAATAATACTACTTATTGTATAAAAAAtacatttgaataaaataaaacCTCCTAAAGTAGAATATATTTTAAGTTATGTAAACaatgagagagaaaaaataaaaaataaaacttgatAGATTGATTCATTCATGATGATTTTACATTAAACTCCAAACAAATTAATAAAGCCTTATTTTCTCATGCAAAACTTCCTATGAGAATGCAACTACCAAAACTAACCTTAAAATAGTTTATTATTTATCCATATAAACTATAGAATTAACATACGTTAAAGCAAAACTTCAGGATTCCACACTTAATACATTAATTTGAACAAGAGTGGAACATTGCAAGGATTTTGAACCCAACCCTTTTGGAGACTTTGAAGAAGTGTCTTCACCAATCCTCCTCACTCACCTAGGAAAAACCTTTCATTGACTACATTGGTGTACTTCCCGACTATAGAACCTATAACCATCTAtacaacatgagagaacataaaaGTTTTCCAATCCTCTATGCACAATAAGACACTTTTCCTTTGAAATTTCACATCTCCTCTGAGTATTCTAATGCCTCGTCTAGTGATCCACAAGAGATTCTTTTCCTCTTAAATTAGAAATCTCCTCTCTGTATGTATAATTCCTCCTTAAGTGTTATGGAAACAATAATCCCTCCATTGCTTCACAAATTACCAACCAAATGTCTACACATGAGATACCTTTCCTTCGAAAGTCTACATCTCCTTTGAGTGTGTCTAATTAATGTCTCATCAAGTGATCTATAAATCACCAATTAAATGTGAATACATCAAGTGCACTCACAACAAATATTTCCCCCCTTTGCTCCTTTAAGGGACACATAATGCCAAGCCCCCTCTTTTCTTGAGGGACACAAATAGGGTACTTATCATGCAATGAATCACCTGTAAGCTAGAAGCTAGCTTGGGATGATAAAAAACCTCCTTTCTCCATTTCCTCCAACCTCCTATAGATTATCTTCTATAATCTCTAAagcacaaatatttcatcaatggtAATATTGTGAAGTGAGTCTTTGAAGGAATCATCAAGTGTTGCAAAGATAATACCAAAAATCAAAGCATAGCTATTTGAAGATCCATTTACACTATACTTGTTTGAAAATTTATTCAGACTTTCAAATGTTCTATCAAGTGTAGAATGGGTGGTTCCAGAAACATAAGCAACATTTGACATGTGTGTaataatgataacaatattgacTTCAACAAAATGATGAACCCATATACCTCCAAAAATAAAACACAACTCTTGATGTCTCCATTTTAATATTTTAACCAAAACATATAATGCAAAGTTAATCAAAATATCCTACCAAACCCTTATTACTGCCATTATAATAGTTTAACAAATTCATATCATACTATCatgaactttgtatcaattcataatGTCAACTCTAAAAATCATAATTTTATTGACAAATTTCACAAtaggaaaataaatattaaaagctCGAACTTCTTTAGTAAGCAATATCAACTTATCTTTCTAATGCATAACAAAATCAATAAACTTACTGTGCTCTTTTCCCATGCACAAAATTGATTTTTCCTGAACAAATTTGTATCCAAAGATGTTGTTGTGTAAACAATGTAACTGACAAGTTCGATAAGGAAATATTGCCTCTCTATAACAATGTAGACACCtgaaagttgcacaatgaattaagtgaatcttattcatttaattattccctaattcttccaattaattaaattaagatctaattaatatccctattcttctaattgatattttaatcaaattaaagatttgattaaatctccttcttctagcctaacctattaattaaactaaggtttgattaagtacccttagccatttgattaaataaaacttatttattgattaaaatctcttttcccccttttgattaaattcacatttaattgaaaatcccctttgtaaataaataaatcattatttatttgtgaatagtcccccccccttgcaaaatcttacaaatgcaagttgcatcccttttggctaaattaaatcattttaatttgactaaaaatacctattttcctcacccacttgcattctcctacatctcccacttgcctccataaTCATTCCTTCTAGAAACCTTCTAATTCATCttaatcatgtctaatctcctaataatgtcctttccctaaatttgggggagtcacttctccaaatttggaagaaagtcttcaaaatgcatttaagactttatctatctcaacaagttaactttttgagtcttccaaacatgtaagactcttacataaaccactagtggttttcctctttgagaaagttagcctccaaagtcttcaaaaggcatttaatgcctcttacaatccCACACCCCTTAACCATGATGGTTTTCCCTTTAAcaattttcccatgttgcacaagagtttacctcttgggtaatagcatgcctccctggttaatgaGATTATCCAATCACGTCGCTCCTTGAGGTTATCCTTAATTGCTTACTTAGTATCTAATGCTTGTTTAACATCCTATCAAGCCCTCTGAAGGTGTcttttgtcaacttgggattggattgaatctctcccatggattgataactttcaatcctagcccttgttgagattactcaatctcaaccatcgatttctctattttgcctataaatagaacccatttcttctatctaaacaTCCCAATCTTGTGGATCAAAATTATAGTCTTTTGCAGGTTATCAAAGGAGCTCATTGGCCACCTTCAAACATCCAAGCTTTTTATCATTACCATCATagcatttagcttaattgcattatgTTTTAGATCATATCAATTACTTagttttcatcttcatctagcttactTAGTTCATCTTAACCTTCAATTTGGAATTTACATAGCTTCAtcttatcttcatcatcttgatcataTCTAGTTTTGCATCTTGCACCCTtagttttcatccatcatctcaccattcactaggatctcagttgcatccattttgatcctaaaatCATCATTAAAATCTCATTCTCTAAgttgtcatctaagagatcaagtgctcttccaagtgagggccaccttgaatcttgaagatcttttagggatagaggagcatggaacaatTTTGAGAGTTTTTAGTTCACTAACTTGTTttgtgatttctaactctaatgcaatatTTCATATGTATGTTTCAGATATTTTACCCTCTTGCAGACTGATACCACATTTCCAACATACAAACATTTCTTAACCTCAAAAGTTTATACAACTAGATTGCAAAAAGTTACAACCTTTTAAGTATCTCACACATTCAATTATCGGACTTGTCtttgaagaaagtgaagaaaggaCTTCAAATGTAGGGACAAAGCTCTCGACAGAATTTAATTTTATACACTCATAGAATCTTCCACAAAATGTCTTCTCCTCCTGCAAATTTAACAGGTATGTGCAGCCTCTTTAGAGATGTCTCTGTCTCATCTTCAAAATGGAATTTCTCCACTTTTATTCACTATGAGCTAGAGCAGAAAGACCTCAACCAAGTAAAAAATGTGGTGCAGTGACTCTAGAAACTGTGAACTAGAGCAAAAGGGCCTTGAGCAAGTAAAAAATGTGGCGCAGCGACTCCAGAATGCCATTCACACTAGGTCTACCACATTATGCACAAACTGAATAAAATGGCTAAGCAGAACAGATTGCACCGACAAAAATATTTTTCTCTTCATGTCCTCTCTTATGGCTAGGGAACATTGAACTTGCATCTCACACTGGTCTTCTTGTTGTGTAACACCTTTTGCATGCATTTTCAAATGTCATGCCTCTATACATAAACTACACAATTTTcacaccatgtctcactttcacaCAGGTTACAAGCACAGAAACGATTTATTCTCTTATACCAAATGAAAGTGAGAAACGCAGAAACAAAACTTGATAGATTGACTCATTCGTGATGATTTTACATTGAACTACAAACGGTTTTAACcttatttttcttatttatcaATTTAAACTATAAAACTAACCTACATTAATTTAAAACTCCAACAATTTCAAACCTataaagattcttttttttttctataaataaattAACTAATCTTAGAAATTAATTATTGTAATTTGTGATTTTATAGATTTATTATTCACCATTAAATATCCTTTCCAAATATAGATGTTATTTGGAATAATGAATGTAATAAGAAGTATTAcactatacatatacatacaatgGGAGCATTGCATTGAAGAATCAAATTTTGATGTCAAAATAGCAAGAAAATCAATAATCAAATTATTTTCTCTTTTACCAATTTTATTTCAAAAGCATCAATCATTTTAATTTCATCCTAAAAAATATTCTTCTACACCTTTGACTATTTTTCTTTAGAATCATATATTTCCACTAACCTATGACACAACAAGGTTGAATCACCACAACCTTTCAAGAATTCAATTGCATACCTAGAGTTCATGCTCAAACCAAGTAGAAATGCTTAATACCCAACCACATTGTTTATGCATTCAAAGTGCAACTTATAAGTGAACTTATAATTTGTGCCACCTAGTGACAccaataatataattttaccttttTCCTCTCTAAAAAATGTACCATAAAAATGTATATTCAATATTCTACTATCTTTGGAGCTTTGATTTTGAGAATGTAAATTAGCATTATCATGATTACAAGTCTAATTATTTTTATATCCAAGAAAATAATTTGATTCCACATCTATGTAAATACCTCATATTTTGCCTTATCTAAATTCTTCAAAATATGAAGCATCTTCTTCTCTCTATTTAATGGAATTATTTTATGTGCAAAAATATGATAACATAAGATAAATCCATCTTAATACTGCATCTAACTGAAACAGCCCACTTTCTTAATAACAATATGCCCCACTTAACTAGAGAATCAACTATGATAATATCTATTGAGAAACACTTACCTAGATGTGCCATGAGATATAATTCAACATATTTTACTATTACAATCACATTCACCTCATGAGAATCCATAAAATAACTTCTTCCACAAGATATAGAGACATGCAAACCTAGCTTGTTCATGACTTGGAAAAATATTCCATTGCTAGATAGTCTAGAATCTAGCATGCACTTATGTGCCAACCAACCATTTATTAACACAAAAGTAAGAAATGGATCAATAACATATTGCATACCTATAAAATTTATTTCAAGTTAGATCCCTAGTATTTCTTATATATGTTCCTTAAATGTAAAATCCTCtatatcacttacaaataaatggGTTACTAAAATAGTTGGAGCATCGATATAATGTGCTTCCCTTTCTCCATCTTCCAAGATCCTAAGTAGCTCCTTAACTCACACTTGAACTTTAAATTGACTCAATTCTAGAGACATATCTATAGATGAATATTCCAGTCAAAGAGTGGACAAAATATTGTTATAGTGTTAGTATAAGGGATAAT is a genomic window of Cryptomeria japonica chromosome 7, Sugi_1.0, whole genome shotgun sequence containing:
- the LOC131039857 gene encoding (R)-mandelonitrile lyase-like translates to MEFLFFLISSLMLFTNHQQLYCSAVATQKLEYPFPFMTFDAEKAAARTYDYIVVGGGTAGCPLAATLSQHYSVLLLERGDSPYGNPDVQDIKGLFNIFGDPSEFPYAMQGFVSDEGVQLVRGRVLGGGSAINAGFYSRASSEFIRNMEWDEKLVNESYEWVEKMNAFKPDKIFRWNSAFKDALLEAGVLPYNGYTLDHLEGTKFSASTIDNEGRRHTAADLLQYANPDNIVVLLNATASKILFDSSSGILKASGVELQSGVDEIIYKVFINQFSHWSEVILSAGAIGSPQLLLLSGIGPSEHLDELNITVLLDVKLVGKRIKDPPRTSIILKSPEPLYFEQVQIVGIIDNSQVIIEAASFFNQQNATEYQYIGGIFSKVAFPLSKGELLLSSKNPQDNPFVRYNYFSHPFDVQECILAVKVFSNLTMTTSIQEFTFSGSGNSKMLQFIGPELPQSTLEDDALEKFCKDTVTTFWHYHGGCEVNYVIDNMLRVKGVDNLRVVDNSIFKDIPGTNPQATTMMLGRYTGVHILQERMNICEY